ACACTTATCCCAAACATCGAACCTATCAAGATGGACATGATGCTCTCCATGCGCACACCTCCTCCTCAGAAAGCGTTCCTGCACGCAGGGCACGCTCAATAAACGGAGGTTCCCCAATAAGCTCCCACGTCGGCCCCACCGCGTCAAAAGAAACAAATGTATGCAGCTCAACACCACCTGATGCTGCACGAGACACCCCAACAAATGCCGAAACATAGCGCTTGCCCTGTGCCGTTCGCTCACTCATAACAATGCCATCAAGTGCCATTGCAATCTGCTCTTCGATTAACGAACCAGGTAAATCAATGCCGTAACGTGCTAAAAGCGTAAGACGCACAATTGCCTCGTCAGCACTTCCTGCATGCAGTGTAGTGAGCGAACCATCGTGCCCAGTATTCATGGCCTGCAGCATATCAATACACTCTGAGCCACGAACCTCGCCAACAACTATCCGGTCAGGGCGCATACGCAAAGCATTTGCAACTAAATCTCGAATTGAAACTGCTCCTTCACCCTCAATTGAAGCTTCACGAGCCTCAAGACGCACAACATGAGGATGTCGCTCAAACTTCAACTCTGCCGAATCTTCAATAGTAATAATTCGCTCCCCTTCGGGAATCTCACAAGACAAGGCATTAAGAAGCGTTGTTTTTCCAGATCCTGTACCACCTGCGACAGCAATATCCATTCGCACGCGCACCGCAAATGATAAAAGTTGTGCATACCACTGTGGCAGGGCTCCAAGCTCTACGAGCTCGCCTAAGCTGCCAATTCGGTCAGAAAACTTTCTAATAGTGATGAGAGGACCATCGAGCGCAATGGGTGGAATTACCGCATTTACACGATAGCCACAAGCGAGACGCGCATGTACGAGTGGGCTTCGTTCATCAATTCGACGACCAAGAGGTGAAATAATACGGTCGATAATAATCCGAATTTGCTCTTCTGATTCAAAGCTGCTCTCAAACGGATAGAGCTTTCCGGCACGCTCAAAAAATGCCTGGTTATCACCATTAACCATAATTTCAGTTACAGAATCGTCTTCAAGCAAAGGCTGAAGCGGTCCCAATCCTACAATATCGTCAAGAATCTCCTGAACAATCTGCTCACGTTCTTCTTGTGACAGACTTTGATGTATATCGGCATTGAGTACCGCTTCTACCGCTGGATACAGCTCTTGGCGGGCAGCTAAAGGGTCGTTATGTGTTGCAATATGCGCCACCTCAGCAAATCCAACGCGCTCAAGAATTCCCTGCTTAGCATTTGTTTTTATTTCTTGATAGCGCGTTGCTGTATCACTGGCATCATCTGTCTGAACCGATTGCAAACGTTTCTGCAAGCTCATAGCGCAGTCCCTTTCTCTATTTCTTCCAAGGCAGACGCATCTTTGGTCGTGGACGTTCCATATATGTGCGGAGCGCCTCGGGAATCTGCACCTCAAGACCCAATTCCTTGAGCATCTGACTCAATAAGCGCTGAACGTCGAGCGAAAAATTACTCTTTTCTGCAATAACTGACTCCAACTTGCCACGTGCAATAAGCTCTACAGCTTCCTGCCCAGCATCGGCAACACGAGCTTTGCTTTTCAGCGACGTTGCCATTTCAAAACGCAAAGCAAACTCTTCAGTACAGGTAGGAGCCCCCATTTTTGTAACAACACTTATCATGCGTGTTCGCGGAACCCCCAACCGCGCTGCTAACGTGATAACGCGTGCGCCAGAACTTGCCCCCGAAGCTGCAGCAGTGCCCACTACCAGCACACGATTACTTGCCGCCACAGCAGCTGCAACCGCATCTCCCCAAAACGTTGATGTATCTACCAATATGATGTCTGCCAAACCGCGCAGCAGCTCGATAAGGTGCTCAATCGGCTCTCCCATACGCTCAGCAAGCTCAGGCTGTGTAAGCGGCCCCCACAACGTTAATCCTGGTGCTACCTGCATGGCAGTTATCTCTATGTCTTCATCTTCAAGATGCAATGATTGGGAACGACATAGCTTTGAAAGGTCTTTTGCCTCATCAAGACCAAAAAGCCGATACATATTTCCAAACATAAGGTCTATATCAAGCACGGCAGTACGCAAACCCTGTCGTGCTGCTGCCCATGCCATAGCGCAGACTAGCGTTGATTTTCCAACACCACCTCGACCTGAGATGACAGAAATTACAGGCGCAGCATGCACATCTGTAGCTTTCGATTTGTGCGCAACAGCTTTTGGTTGCTCTGATTGCTTGTGTGCTAGATGAACACCATCTGCTTCGTCTAAATCAAAATGCTTTGCTAGGTTCTCCACATAGCTTGTTGTCTGCATTCCCTCGTGCATTACAGGTGCAGCATGCACATCTGTAGCTTTCGATTTGTGCGCAACAGCTTTTGGTTGCTCTGATTGCTTGTGTGCTAGATGAACACCATCTGCTTCGTCTAAATCAAAATGCTTTGCTAGGTTCTCCACATAGCTTGTTGTCTGCATTCCCTCGTGCATTACAGGTGCAGATAGCTTTGAATTGAGTTCGGCAGCAGTCTCATTATTTGTACTAGTCACTGCCGCCGACGAGGGCATATCAACAATTGATACAGACGCCGCACGGGCTGTTGGTGAGACGTGGCTCTCGTCTGCTTGTATGCTCGCAACTTCTGAAGATAGAGTTTTATCCACGTGATTAAAACACCGAGTCGCTGATGCTTTGCCTGCACGGGTGTCTCTATTCATCTCACCTGCATGTTTGTCATACGTAAGCAGACCTTGAGAGCCAAGTTCTTCCTGCACCCCACCTGATGTTGTCTCATGCAAAGCTGCCTGAGCCGAAACCCCTTTCGCGCCCACTTCACCAGATAGCGGCTCAGCATGATAGACAACATCTTCTGCAGCAATTACCTCACCTGCACCCGCTTGAAAAACACGTGCTATAAGAGCTGGGTCAAGGCGGTCAATAACAACTAAAATCTGCTCAACTCGACCCGACTCATGCAAGCGGCTCACCATAGAAAGCAAGGTCTCATCTCGTAGACCACGGCTAGAAAACAGCACACCAGCTGCCCTATCAGGAAGAAGCTGTACCAAGAGAGCAACATCAAGTGGAGCGCATGAACGCAACAATCGACAATCAGGTGCACGCAGCTGTACTTCACGCGTCATCTGAGGACCATCTAACACGTTATGTACGATAAGCCAAATATCACTCATGAGTCTCACTCCCCTCTTGATTCAATGCACTATGCTGTGCAGTATCTTGTTGAATCGCCTCTTGCTCCACACGAGCATGCTCTGATTCCACAGGTTCTATCGCTACAGCTCCTGTGCGCTCATGCGCAGCAACACTCTGGTCTGCTGGGCCTTCACGAGGGCGAACCAGTGAGATAGTTCCTTGAGTATTTGCAATTAAAAGCTCTTGCACGTGCTCCGGCAGAACTCCCAAA
This region of Collinsella sp. zg1085 genomic DNA includes:
- a CDS encoding CpaF family protein gives rise to the protein MSLQKRLQSVQTDDASDTATRYQEIKTNAKQGILERVGFAEVAHIATHNDPLAARQELYPAVEAVLNADIHQSLSQEEREQIVQEILDDIVGLGPLQPLLEDDSVTEIMVNGDNQAFFERAGKLYPFESSFESEEQIRIIIDRIISPLGRRIDERSPLVHARLACGYRVNAVIPPIALDGPLITIRKFSDRIGSLGELVELGALPQWYAQLLSFAVRVRMDIAVAGGTGSGKTTLLNALSCEIPEGERIITIEDSAELKFERHPHVVRLEAREASIEGEGAVSIRDLVANALRMRPDRIVVGEVRGSECIDMLQAMNTGHDGSLTTLHAGSADEAIVRLTLLARYGIDLPGSLIEEQIAMALDGIVMSERTAQGKRYVSAFVGVSRAASGGVELHTFVSFDAVGPTWELIGEPPFIERALRAGTLSEEEVCAWRASCPS
- a CDS encoding P-loop NTPase, whose product is MSDIWLIVHNVLDGPQMTREVQLRAPDCRLLRSCAPLDVALLVQLLPDRAAGVLFSSRGLRDETLLSMVSRLHESGRVEQILVVIDRLDPALIARVFQAGAGEVIAAEDVVYHAEPLSGEVGAKGVSAQAALHETTSGGVQEELGSQGLLTYDKHAGEMNRDTRAGKASATRCFNHVDKTLSSEVASIQADESHVSPTARAASVSIVDMPSSAAVTSTNNETAAELNSKLSAPVMHEGMQTTSYVENLAKHFDLDEADGVHLAHKQSEQPKAVAHKSKATDVHAAPVMHEGMQTTSYVENLAKHFDLDEADGVHLAHKQSEQPKAVAHKSKATDVHAAPVISVISGRGGVGKSTLVCAMAWAAARQGLRTAVLDIDLMFGNMYRLFGLDEAKDLSKLCRSQSLHLEDEDIEITAMQVAPGLTLWGPLTQPELAERMGEPIEHLIELLRGLADIILVDTSTFWGDAVAAAVAASNRVLVVGTAAASGASSGARVITLAARLGVPRTRMISVVTKMGAPTCTEEFALRFEMATSLKSKARVADAGQEAVELIARGKLESVIAEKSNFSLDVQRLLSQMLKELGLEVQIPEALRTYMERPRPKMRLPWKK